In Candidatus Binatia bacterium, a genomic segment contains:
- the efp gene encoding elongation factor P — MISTGDFKRGVRIMIDGDPYSITDVAVQSPSARGASSISKIKVRNLRTGQVLEKSFRGGDKVAEANLEFKAVQFLYSDAGEFHFMDTASYEQFALTTEALGDAAGFLKEGLEGIRSMVMGDEVLGVDLPNTVNLLVTETAPSIKGATAQAQTKPATLETGVEIQVPAYLENGELVQVDTRESRFISRVKG; from the coding sequence ATGATTTCCACAGGTGATTTCAAGCGCGGTGTCCGCATCATGATTGATGGCGACCCCTACTCGATTACGGACGTAGCGGTGCAAAGCCCCTCGGCAAGAGGTGCGTCTTCCATCTCCAAGATCAAGGTACGCAACCTCCGGACCGGTCAGGTGCTGGAGAAATCCTTCCGTGGAGGCGACAAGGTCGCCGAGGCCAATCTCGAGTTCAAGGCGGTGCAATTCCTCTACTCCGATGCAGGCGAGTTCCATTTCATGGACACCGCCAGCTACGAGCAATTTGCTCTCACCACAGAAGCTCTCGGCGATGCCGCCGGGTTCCTCAAGGAAGGGCTCGAGGGCATTCGCTCCATGGTGATGGGAGACGAGGTCCTCGGCGTCGACCTGCCCAATACCGTCAACCTTCTGGTCACCGAGACAGCGCCGTCCATCAAGGGTGCGACCGCGCAAGCGCAGACCAAACCAGCGACCCTCGAGACGGGTGTCGAAATCCAGGTACCCGCCTACCTGGAGAACGGCGAATTGGTACAAGTCGATACTCGCGAATCGCGTTTCATCTCCCGGGTCAAAGGCTGA
- a CDS encoding TIGR04282 family arsenosugar biosynthesis glycosyltransferase — MARVDHKSVVVVFAREPVPGGVKTRLAASVGDAAALAFYRAFLEDLLAELQRGTWSLRVAVAGDPERFAATFGLDPAICLSQGEGDLGARMETAFRSLLGAGSWDRCLLVGSDMPQLAVKDLALADAALAMGEADVVLGPALDGGYYLVGMARPHPIFSGVSWSTAGVLRQTRELARQLGLRTKLLAEAFDVDTAEDLQRLGSWLKDAHPGALPRTRVVWRDFSRP; from the coding sequence ATGGCTCGGGTCGATCATAAATCTGTGGTGGTGGTCTTCGCCCGGGAACCTGTTCCCGGAGGCGTCAAAACCAGACTCGCCGCCAGTGTCGGTGACGCGGCTGCGCTGGCCTTCTACCGCGCATTCCTCGAAGATTTACTCGCTGAGCTGCAGAGAGGTACCTGGAGTCTGCGGGTTGCGGTGGCGGGGGATCCCGAACGATTTGCCGCGACCTTCGGGCTTGATCCGGCGATTTGTCTGTCGCAGGGCGAGGGGGATCTGGGTGCCCGCATGGAGACTGCATTCCGCAGCCTGCTGGGCGCCGGTTCGTGGGATCGTTGCTTGCTCGTGGGGTCCGATATGCCCCAGCTGGCCGTCAAGGATCTGGCGCTCGCCGATGCGGCGCTTGCGATGGGGGAGGCGGATGTCGTTCTCGGTCCCGCATTGGATGGCGGATATTATCTGGTCGGGATGGCACGGCCGCATCCGATCTTCTCCGGGGTTTCGTGGAGCACCGCGGGGGTTCTTCGGCAGACCCGGGAGCTGGCACGGCAACTGGGCCTCCGGACAAAGCTGCTTGCCGAGGCCTTCGACGTGGACACCGCGGAAGACCTTCAGCGACTCGGCTCCTGGCTGAAGGATGCCCATCCGGGGGCTTTGCCCCGAACACGGGTGGTTTGGCGCGACTTTTCCCGCCCGTGA
- a CDS encoding pitrilysin family protein, giving the protein MIAKSSIHDFELAGLRVLLETTESPLVAVCLSIGAGARFDGDKPGLAHMSEHMLFQGTEKFDQLALNRRAAEVGGGHNAFTGYDTIAISMESFPESLGQALEILFEQFYGSEVDPGRFRKERHIVLDEIRGVREDPFESLGERAWREFFADPIGHPIAGTAGSVRGLAAADVRDFYRRYFVNANAVLSVVGDVDRRSLQRLLTPWLDRSKVGRRRRTSRIRPGRGRPSRLRSRSGGQSHVYRLQEIDRQPRNFLAVQVALDLVGADPDSHLFQAIREEHGLGYDVAADAEWGAGFAAIMLSASAGPGEGRSLAKVLDDVLRVSADEGFSTDDLQRARLKRRYEHALLAERRLDRAIARAESALTGFPSLEETRAILDDLGHDEILRAWRKAVGGRGLVCLRD; this is encoded by the coding sequence GTGATTGCAAAATCTTCGATCCATGACTTCGAGCTGGCGGGACTCCGGGTCTTGCTCGAAACCACCGAAAGTCCTCTGGTGGCCGTCTGCCTGAGCATCGGTGCCGGAGCGCGCTTTGATGGCGACAAGCCGGGGCTGGCTCATATGAGCGAACATATGCTCTTTCAGGGAACGGAGAAATTCGACCAGTTGGCACTGAATCGGCGTGCCGCGGAAGTCGGAGGCGGTCATAACGCCTTTACCGGCTACGACACCATCGCGATCAGTATGGAATCGTTTCCGGAGTCGCTTGGCCAGGCTCTCGAAATTCTGTTCGAGCAATTTTATGGCAGCGAGGTGGACCCCGGTCGTTTCCGCAAGGAGAGGCATATCGTTCTCGACGAGATTCGGGGCGTGCGGGAAGATCCTTTCGAGAGTCTTGGCGAGCGCGCTTGGCGCGAATTCTTCGCCGATCCGATCGGACACCCGATCGCCGGGACAGCCGGCTCCGTGCGCGGTTTGGCGGCCGCCGATGTGCGAGATTTCTATCGACGCTATTTTGTAAATGCGAATGCCGTTTTATCCGTTGTGGGCGACGTTGATCGTCGGAGTTTGCAACGACTCCTGACTCCGTGGCTCGATCGTTCGAAGGTCGGGCGGCGACGGCGTACCTCGCGGATTCGGCCCGGTCGGGGGAGGCCCTCTCGCCTGCGATCGCGGTCAGGCGGTCAGTCGCACGTCTATCGTCTGCAGGAGATCGATCGCCAGCCCCGGAATTTTCTCGCCGTGCAGGTAGCTCTGGATCTGGTTGGCGCCGACCCGGACAGCCATCTCTTTCAGGCGATTCGGGAAGAGCACGGATTGGGCTACGATGTGGCAGCTGATGCGGAGTGGGGCGCGGGATTTGCTGCGATCATGCTCTCGGCGAGTGCCGGGCCCGGTGAGGGACGCTCGTTGGCGAAAGTCCTCGACGACGTCTTGCGGGTCTCCGCCGATGAGGGATTTTCCACCGATGATTTGCAGCGGGCGCGGCTGAAAAGGCGCTACGAGCATGCGTTGTTGGCCGAGCGCCGGCTCGACCGGGCGATCGCACGGGCCGAATCCGCCTTGACCGGTTTTCCCTCGCTCGAAGAAACGCGCGCGATCCTTGACGATTTGGGTCACGACGAGATCCTGCGGGCGTGGCGCAAGGCTGTGGGCGGCCGCGGGCTCGTCTGCTTGCGGGATTGA
- a CDS encoding NYN domain-containing protein — translation MEQRNQLAVFIDFDNIEIGVKSTLNTTLDLSMVLDALKERGEVVSKSAYGDWARAGTHSRTLTDHAVHMVQRNVTPRGDKNGADINLVVDALEMCFTHPHIDGFAIVGGDSDFIALVEKLKQFGKRVYIVGGRGFTSGTMQRNCHEFISYENLLGGGRGGRGGGQNRGGGGGRMSLDKGFEKVQRALKILADKGVQPQLGPIKSTLLQLDSTFSERDFGVSSFREFIQKLADKRLLSMKRIDQGYLVESTSDSVPERAPESSSKDEAASEETPEAGKESAATAPASAPEAPAAPASTEPIPPEEGLKLLGQAAANLAEKRSGKPVYVRHLAQELRAIVGEFDESRFGFRTLTEMAHEAQKAGLLSMQRDRVGAWRVTATAGGNATAETSEATSPAAEAEKSEALSSETESNVDEAADAGTNDASPAGADAEEKEAAATPARTGTKKTAAKKATAKKTAAKKTTSKATTKKATTKKATTKKTTAKKAGTKKAATKKTTAKKATTKKADDSDS, via the coding sequence GTGGAGCAACGTAATCAACTCGCGGTCTTTATCGATTTCGACAATATCGAAATCGGTGTGAAGTCGACTCTCAACACGACCCTCGATCTTTCGATGGTACTGGATGCCCTCAAGGAGCGGGGCGAGGTCGTCTCCAAGAGCGCCTATGGGGATTGGGCTCGCGCCGGTACCCATAGCCGTACGCTCACCGATCACGCTGTTCATATGGTGCAGCGGAACGTCACCCCCCGGGGCGACAAGAACGGCGCCGACATCAATTTGGTCGTCGATGCACTGGAAATGTGCTTCACCCACCCACATATCGACGGATTTGCCATCGTCGGGGGTGATTCCGATTTCATCGCGCTCGTCGAGAAACTCAAGCAATTTGGCAAGCGCGTGTATATCGTCGGGGGCCGCGGTTTCACCAGCGGCACCATGCAGCGCAACTGTCACGAGTTCATTTCCTACGAGAACTTGCTCGGAGGAGGACGTGGCGGTCGTGGCGGCGGGCAGAACCGCGGTGGCGGTGGTGGCCGCATGTCGCTCGACAAGGGCTTCGAAAAGGTCCAGCGCGCCCTCAAGATTCTCGCCGACAAAGGTGTGCAGCCCCAACTCGGTCCGATTAAAAGCACGCTTCTGCAGCTGGACTCCACGTTCAGCGAGCGGGATTTTGGCGTCTCTTCCTTCCGAGAGTTCATCCAGAAGCTGGCCGATAAACGCCTGCTTTCGATGAAGCGCATCGATCAGGGCTATCTCGTGGAATCCACCAGCGATAGCGTCCCGGAACGTGCCCCGGAGAGTTCCTCAAAGGACGAAGCCGCCTCGGAGGAAACTCCGGAAGCCGGCAAAGAGTCGGCTGCGACAGCACCGGCCAGCGCCCCCGAGGCACCGGCGGCGCCCGCGTCGACCGAGCCGATACCGCCCGAGGAAGGATTGAAACTCCTGGGCCAGGCGGCCGCAAATCTGGCGGAGAAGCGATCCGGAAAACCCGTCTATGTCCGCCATCTGGCGCAGGAACTTCGCGCGATTGTCGGCGAGTTTGACGAATCTCGGTTCGGTTTCCGCACCCTTACGGAAATGGCTCACGAGGCCCAAAAGGCGGGCCTCCTCAGCATGCAGCGCGACCGGGTGGGTGCCTGGCGGGTGACCGCCACAGCGGGCGGGAATGCGACGGCCGAGACCAGCGAGGCCACCAGCCCGGCTGCGGAGGCAGAGAAGTCCGAGGCCTTGTCGAGCGAAACGGAATCCAACGTGGACGAGGCCGCCGACGCGGGCACGAACGACGCTTCCCCGGCGGGGGCGGATGCCGAAGAAAAGGAAGCGGCGGCGACGCCGGCCAGGACGGGCACCAAAAAGACCGCTGCCAAGAAAGCTACTGCCAAAAAGACCGCCGCCAAGAAGACGACTTCCAAGGCGACGACCAAGAAGGCAACCACGAAAAAGGCCACAACCAAGAAGACTACGGCCAAGAAGGCAGGCACCAAGAAAGCCGCCACCAAGAAGACGACCGCCAAGAAGGCCACGACCAAAAAGGCCGACGACAGCGATTCCTGA
- a CDS encoding DEAD/DEAH box helicase, with translation MSRLVDRNLSSTPTDPKELEQRRLARGKAFEHEVDLEALADEAINPGVADLLDETFEAWRRRGPLRPLGDARYVVRVEPPGENVFDDPARLRIEVHPPGEKRPFTPDDLDGRRLPAREWRVFESLVRSPVGQRDFLAENENACLFLARAAEADLILEAPGEDGEIKFDEIVRKPSLVFRAAEPGEAERHPILQERRAEVVEEKERLEKARSAYEDEFGETGRRAFARLLGLPEEQDAEELEEKTYVMEAFWERPDGSDGIPFEEAILLRGSTSWIYSPPRRTFARLAEDVGPIALSRLSSQPWITFTESEIRELPVLLRQSFEEEGVHLPPREALGLPPLPRPRISLEVEGTAFEVRALLRANYADKSYVLNNETVADIDDETRDADRERRALALLAATPLRLPAVSRRKKTKPSPEDEATWRARDDRAVRFYLHDLRELVRKVGEDNDLQEVLTPPDIGKIVARGSLRSSMSVRQGRGRLLDVALKIAADGVEADVDAIRDALGARRRWVQLSDGSVAELGDKVASLAASLPEALSETGSAELSRTALGELEHLGELTDSVELEPTVGEWIHRLRELEVAAEPEMAPGLNADLRPYQLTGLAWLQFLAELELGGILADDMGLGKTVQTLALLNWRKHRDGQAPTLVVAPTSVAPNWIREAKKFTPGINGVLLHGAERHERYEDVGTSDMVVTTYALLRRDVDRLKDIPFRYVVLDEAQHIKNHTAATTAAAKALSAEARLGLTGTPVENRLLELWSILDFANAGMLGTWRNFSRRYERPVTEAVIEAGENRAAPSPARSEEAAALRARIRPFVLRRTKQEVQSDLPAKVETDVVVQLTPEQRKAYAALAEATRADLEGRLDNGGLDANRMLVLTALLRLRQMACDPRLIDASQKPDHSAKLGAFRELVAEVVASGRRALVFSQFVEFLSLLRKELEASGTEYAYLDGRTRNREKVLDGFRDGDMPVFLLSLKAGGTGINLAAADVVIHMDPWWNPAVEDQATDRAHRIGQTRTVSVYRIVAQGTIEEGIQRMKEEKRALARAVIDESETTLPRLTEEDIRELIAFG, from the coding sequence ATGTCTCGCCTTGTTGATAGAAACCTCTCGTCGACCCCAACAGACCCCAAAGAGCTGGAGCAGCGTCGCCTCGCACGCGGCAAAGCCTTCGAACATGAGGTCGATTTGGAAGCTCTGGCCGACGAGGCCATAAACCCGGGTGTCGCGGACCTCCTTGACGAGACCTTCGAGGCCTGGCGTCGGAGAGGCCCATTGCGCCCCCTCGGCGATGCCCGTTACGTCGTCCGCGTCGAGCCTCCCGGCGAAAACGTCTTTGATGACCCGGCCCGCCTGCGCATCGAAGTCCATCCTCCCGGGGAGAAACGTCCGTTTACCCCGGATGACCTCGATGGTCGCCGCCTGCCGGCCCGCGAGTGGCGTGTCTTCGAAAGCCTCGTGCGTTCGCCTGTCGGCCAGCGCGATTTTCTTGCCGAAAACGAGAACGCCTGTCTCTTCCTCGCCCGCGCCGCAGAAGCGGATCTGATCCTCGAGGCACCGGGCGAAGACGGTGAAATCAAATTCGACGAGATCGTCCGCAAGCCTTCGCTGGTGTTTCGTGCCGCAGAGCCGGGGGAGGCCGAACGGCATCCGATTCTGCAGGAGCGCCGCGCCGAAGTTGTCGAAGAAAAAGAGCGGCTGGAAAAAGCACGCAGCGCCTACGAAGACGAATTCGGCGAGACCGGGCGTCGGGCTTTCGCGCGCTTGCTCGGCCTGCCGGAAGAGCAGGACGCCGAAGAGTTGGAGGAAAAAACCTACGTCATGGAAGCCTTCTGGGAACGCCCGGACGGCAGCGATGGCATTCCTTTCGAGGAAGCGATTCTGTTGCGAGGCTCCACTTCCTGGATCTACTCCCCGCCTCGCCGAACCTTCGCGCGACTCGCGGAAGACGTCGGCCCGATCGCACTCTCTCGTCTCTCGAGCCAGCCCTGGATCACGTTCACGGAATCCGAGATTCGGGAGCTTCCCGTTCTTTTGCGGCAAAGCTTTGAGGAGGAGGGCGTTCACCTGCCCCCTCGCGAGGCTCTCGGTCTCCCCCCCCTCCCGCGCCCCCGGATCAGCCTCGAAGTCGAAGGCACAGCATTTGAAGTCCGTGCGCTCCTCCGCGCCAATTACGCCGACAAAAGCTACGTCCTGAATAACGAGACTGTCGCGGATATCGATGATGAGACGCGAGACGCGGACCGGGAACGGCGGGCTCTGGCCCTGCTGGCCGCCACGCCTCTGCGGCTCCCTGCCGTCAGCCGACGCAAAAAAACGAAACCCTCGCCCGAAGATGAGGCCACCTGGCGCGCCCGCGATGACCGGGCGGTTCGATTCTACCTGCACGATCTCCGGGAATTGGTCCGCAAGGTCGGCGAAGACAACGATTTACAGGAAGTCCTCACACCGCCCGATATCGGTAAAATCGTGGCGCGTGGCTCCCTCCGCTCGTCCATGAGCGTGCGGCAGGGCCGCGGTCGACTCCTCGATGTGGCGCTGAAGATCGCCGCTGATGGGGTCGAGGCTGACGTCGACGCCATTCGTGACGCCTTGGGTGCACGACGTCGCTGGGTCCAGCTATCGGACGGAAGCGTTGCCGAATTGGGCGACAAGGTCGCCAGTCTGGCGGCTTCACTGCCGGAAGCCCTCTCGGAGACGGGTTCGGCCGAGCTTTCCCGCACGGCTCTGGGCGAGTTGGAACATCTCGGAGAGCTGACGGACTCGGTGGAGCTCGAGCCCACCGTGGGCGAGTGGATCCATCGGCTGCGTGAGCTCGAGGTCGCCGCCGAGCCGGAAATGGCCCCGGGGTTGAACGCGGATCTGCGCCCCTATCAGCTAACCGGTCTCGCATGGTTGCAGTTCCTTGCCGAACTCGAGCTGGGAGGAATTCTCGCTGACGATATGGGACTCGGAAAAACCGTGCAGACGCTGGCCCTGCTCAACTGGCGCAAGCACCGCGACGGCCAGGCACCCACGCTGGTGGTCGCCCCCACCTCGGTGGCTCCGAACTGGATCCGCGAAGCCAAGAAATTCACTCCGGGAATCAACGGGGTTCTGCTGCACGGCGCCGAGCGGCACGAACGCTATGAGGATGTCGGCACCAGCGATATGGTCGTGACGACCTACGCCCTGCTCCGCCGCGATGTCGACCGGCTGAAAGATATTCCCTTCCGCTACGTCGTGCTCGACGAAGCACAGCACATCAAAAACCATACGGCAGCCACGACCGCCGCAGCAAAAGCCCTGTCAGCCGAGGCACGCCTTGGATTGACGGGAACCCCAGTGGAGAACCGACTGCTCGAACTTTGGTCCATCCTGGACTTTGCCAACGCAGGCATGCTCGGTACCTGGCGGAATTTCTCCCGGCGGTACGAACGACCAGTCACGGAAGCCGTAATTGAAGCCGGTGAGAATCGTGCTGCACCATCGCCCGCCCGTAGTGAGGAAGCGGCCGCGCTGCGCGCACGCATCCGGCCCTTCGTTCTGCGTCGAACCAAGCAGGAAGTCCAATCCGACCTGCCCGCCAAGGTCGAAACGGATGTTGTGGTGCAACTGACTCCCGAACAGCGCAAGGCCTACGCCGCGCTGGCCGAAGCCACCCGCGCCGATCTGGAAGGGCGTCTCGACAACGGGGGCCTGGATGCCAATCGCATGCTGGTTCTCACGGCACTCCTGCGCCTCCGCCAGATGGCTTGTGATCCAAGGCTGATCGATGCCTCCCAGAAGCCGGACCATTCAGCGAAATTGGGCGCCTTCCGGGAACTGGTGGCCGAAGTCGTCGCCAGTGGTCGCCGCGCTCTCGTGTTCAGCCAATTCGTCGAGTTCCTCAGCCTTCTCCGCAAGGAGCTCGAGGCGAGCGGAACGGAGTATGCGTATCTGGACGGGCGGACCCGCAATCGAGAGAAAGTCCTCGATGGTTTCCGCGACGGGGATATGCCGGTATTTTTGCTCAGTCTCAAGGCGGGCGGCACAGGGATCAATCTGGCAGCAGCGGATGTGGTTATCCATATGGACCCATGGTGGAACCCGGCCGTCGAAGATCAGGCGACTGACCGCGCCCATCGTATCGGCCAGACCCGCACGGTCTCGGTCTATCGCATCGTAGCCCAGGGGACGATCGAAGAAGGCATCCAGCGGATGAAAGAGGAGAAGCGAGCCCTGGCTCGGGCCGTGATCGACGAGTCCGAAACCACCCTGCCGCGCCTGACGGAAGAAGATATCCGCGAACTGATCGCCTTCGGCTAG
- a CDS encoding Smr/MutS family protein has translation MSSDRRKDEASESKGLDADADWLNAISDVEKIDAATSGPDIVDSEPTTGLAERFRQRQHVEPTLTEDPGLSIDPHSMERIRRGKMPIEAQVDLHGCTQEEALSSVNEFLEESWNAKRRLVLVITGKGTARDGGGVLRSAVPRWITDGRFRSCLVGISAADNRHGGDGAVYVMLRKQ, from the coding sequence ATGTCGTCCGACCGACGAAAAGATGAAGCCTCCGAATCCAAGGGGCTCGATGCAGATGCAGATTGGCTGAATGCCATCAGCGACGTCGAAAAGATCGATGCGGCTACCAGCGGCCCTGATATCGTCGATTCAGAGCCGACAACGGGTTTGGCGGAGCGCTTCCGCCAACGTCAGCACGTTGAGCCGACTCTCACCGAAGATCCGGGTCTTTCGATCGATCCTCACTCGATGGAGCGCATTCGCCGCGGCAAGATGCCGATCGAGGCTCAGGTGGACCTTCATGGGTGCACTCAGGAAGAAGCTCTCAGTTCGGTGAACGAATTTCTCGAAGAGTCCTGGAACGCCAAGCGACGTCTGGTTCTGGTGATCACTGGCAAAGGTACCGCGCGCGATGGTGGAGGCGTGCTGCGTTCGGCAGTTCCTCGCTGGATCACCGACGGCCGATTTCGCAGTTGTCTGGTCGGGATCAGTGCCGCCGACAACCGCCACGGCGGCGATGGGGCAGTCTATGTCATGCTGCGCAAGCAGTAG